The stretch of DNA tggtgtgtgacgcagtgatgcactgttagctcacctgtgcaggtctccctctgcatcttctcccgcaTCCATCCCACCAGTACACTCTTTTACCCGCACATCGCACCTGACCGCAGTTTTTATCCGCTggtcactgatcaatgtgtcactGGCAGCAGGGAAAACGGGTTAGCGCGCAGGTGGCAGCTTTTGCAGTgtattgtgggatttgtagtatacgtGGTGAGAGCAGTATTTACCAACAGGTCATTAAGAATAACTATATGAAATCATATAAAGCCGTTTAAAATTATACGGGAGGCCGCATGTTCCCCgcaggccttgagtctgacacgtgCTTTAATCACCGATGGATCATGGCGGACGGCTCGTTACGCAACCCAAGAAAAGATCTATGGACTTATTTTCAGTATAACACgtttgaaaggaaaactgaatgCATTGTCCAGGGAGACGGCGGTAACTGTGGATTAAAACTTGGCagaaaaaacaccacaaatcttaAGCGGCACGTGAAGGCTCACCACCCTGATATTTTGCACTAGTTAAAGATGGTGTCTGTTTTTATATACAACTTAATTGCCCTGGCAGACAAGGTCAAGTTAAGCATGTGTTCCTCATCCATTGCTAATATTTTGGGTTCATGCACTTTAGCAAATTATGAGAAATAAAGCTCCAATTGCCAAAgtgagaatgtttttgtttactgcATTTTTGGAGTAATTGATTCCACTGTTGCCACTAATTATTCAAATCAATTTGTAAAGACtaatactttcttctttttttcccactaaAACTGACTAAAACTAAGAGGCATTTTCGTCTGAAAGActaagactaaaactaaaacgaAAACTAAAACGGTtgccaaaaacaacaatgttCCCACAAATTAAACTGCAAAACTTTTAAATCAGAAAATAAATTGTgctgtcagttttttttattcaagaAGACTTATTGTTCTTATTGTTCCAGTCTCATTTATTTAATATCAGAGTCTTGGTGGGCATTAGTACGTCAAAATTTCAATTATATAATTGTAAAtaagagcaaaaacacaaaataacataaaataaaacagattacagtttgttcagtgacctcctgtccCTCACTGACTCAAACGTCTCCAAATTCTGACCTATGATGGTTCCAGTCTTGtgaatcagtttgttgatcctgctggcatCTCTGGCACTGATGCTAAGGTGTACAAGGTAAACAGGAATGGAGAAAGAACTGTCCCCTGTGGTGCCCCAGTATTGCTAACCACCATATCAGACAGGGTTCCCCCCAGCCATACAAACTGAGGCCTTTCTGACAGATAGTCAGCAATTCAGGAGACAGCAGAAGTGGTGACACCCATCCTGAGCAGCTTCTCACTCAGCAGTGGTGGTTGGACTTCTCTGAATATGTTTGCCCTTTATGGTTACCTATTTTTCTTAATGTCTCTGACAGAAAACAATGAAGACAAAGAGGGGACGGGATAGCAGCCCTGAATCCCTTCAAGACCCTCCCAAAAAAAGGCCCTGCACCAAAGCTCTGCCAGCAAGGAGCTGCAGCCCTCAGCCCTCCACCTCTGGCTCCCAGCCTGGACGAGCGGACACTGCCCATCAGAAGGTGAATAGAAAGTATATTGCAGATACACAGAGAACTGGCTTCTCTGCACATTTTCTGTGGTAATTCTGAAATATACAAGAAACGGGTAATGGAAGAATACAAATTGGCATTTTAGACAACAAACAAGTGTCTACACTCATCTTACTGTATCTCCAACAGGTAAACACTGTCCAGCCAGTGAGAAGCTGCAGCCCTCAGCCCTCCACCTCTGGCTCCCAGCCTGGACGAGACGAGGTTGACCAGAAAGAGGTGAGTAGTTAAAATGTGGCGGTGTAAGCAATAGGGGTGGGTATTTCAATGCAAAAAATACTATTATGTATTCACTGGGAACTACTATCCTTCGGATGGCTCCCTTGCATTGTAACAGACTTGTGACTATTACCGGGGAAGTTTACACTGTGTTAGTCTTCAGCTTTGCATGTCTGTCCTCGAATCACgctgtaccacacacacacacacacacacacacacacactgtactggGCTGACAGTCATTAGTggctctttcttcctctttttctattGCTTAGTCCTGGCAGCAGGCAGCTTCCAAGTGCTTTACTGCCACTTTCTGACAATAGAAACATGTTACACTCTACCAGGATTTTGTAAAAACAAGGAAAGCagtaatttttgatttttttttctagtttaatgactattaaaatatatatatataaaaaaaaacatgaacagcCTTAGTATGCATACAGAACATacagaattaaaacaaaaatatgggAAATGGCAAATTTAAGAATACTAGTAGGTATTTTGGCCTGAGCCCTCCACCTCTGGCTCCCAGTTGTACCCAGGTTGGCGAGTGAGGAGGTCCAGCCCTGAACCCTCCACCTCTGGTTCCCAGTTGTACCCAGGTTGGCGAGTGAGGAGGTCCAGCCCTGAACCCTCCACCTCTGGTTCCCAACATAGAGAGGAGACTGCCCAGCAGGAGGTGAGGGTCACACTGCTGAAATGGATGCAGTAGGGATGGGCATCCCACAAAGTGCAATAAgaaggaaaaatatatatattttagctcACGTTTGTCAGATAAATGTGAGGTAGTCACATTACTGAGGTGTAAGCAGCAGGGATGGGCATTTCTAGAAAAAGTACTATATTTACTGTTTTTCAGAGGTTGTCCCCTTGTATTTGCTAAGTTATGGCAGCCTTGAGACATGCTAGTGTGACCTGGTAGtgtttacactggacctcattTCAATCTGTGCCCCAAACAAAAGACCTACAGAGGACCTTTTGAAACCTGTGGTATTCTTTGGGTTTG from Archocentrus centrarchus isolate MPI-CPG fArcCen1 chromosome 7, fArcCen1, whole genome shotgun sequence encodes:
- the LOC115783104 gene encoding uncharacterized protein LOC115783104 isoform X2, coding for MPKKTMKTKRGRDSSPESLQDPPKKRPCTKALPARSCSPQPSTSGSQPGRADTAHQKVNTVQPVRSCSPQPSTSGSQPGRDEVDQKELYPGWRVRRSSPEPSTSGSQLYPGWRVRRSSPEPSTSGSQHREETAQQEENITQPVRSPSPQPSTSGSQRGQEEADQEEREIQEMQESFRSGYYGVQIDIAGPRPIAVPAVYMVHPSTPVFPAISTQPPLVNYIFV
- the LOC115783104 gene encoding uncharacterized protein LOC115783104 isoform X1 is translated as MPKKTMKTKRGRDSSPESLQDPPKKRPCTKALPARSCSPQPSTSGSQPGRADTAHQKVNTVQPVRSCSPQPSTSGSQPGRDEVDQKELYPGWRVRRSSPEPSTSGSQLYPGWRVRRSSPEPSTSGSQHREETAQQEENITQPVRSPSPQPSTSGSQRGQEEADQEEREIQEMQESFRSGYYGVQIDIAGPRPIVRIPSWFTQNTANEVLGMVSGWFNSSPFTREM